In Lodderomyces elongisporus chromosome 1, complete sequence, the DNA window CATTGTATGAGAGGACGCCGAATGGTACGATAGATTTCACCAATAGACCTGGATGGAGGGTTGAGTTTAGACCAATGGAGATACAAATCACAGATTTTGAGAATGCCGCATACCTGACATTTATCAGTTTGCTATCAAAAGCGATTATCAAGTTCAAGCCCAATTTGTATACACCATTGCTGAAAGTAGAACTCGATATGAAACTAGCTCATCATGTTGATTCGGTATTGAATGAGAAGTTTTGGTTCAAATCTTTGGACTCGTGGGGATTGAACTATCGCGACTTTATTGGGTACGATTTCTCATGGTTTGATAGGTACTTGAGCGAAGGCAATGATGTTCTATTGGACAACGGTGCTGTATATTTGAATGGGTACAATTCAAGCAGCAGTCTAGCTGTACTCAATGGAGAAGCACCGCATTCTTTATCATCTGCATCATCtgcatcatcttcatcttgttGTTCATCTTCGCCTGCATCGCTGTCATCAACGTCGGCAACATCTACATCACCTTCGTCAAGAGAAAATGGGTTGATAAATGGATCTTTAGCCtcaaaagaagcaaaagagaCACATGAAGCAAAAATACTCAATGATGCGGAAACAAAAGGGTGCAATGGCAAGACTGTAGAAGAGATTAATGATGTCGATGATTATGGTTTCAACCAGAGGTATTCGATTAACGACATTATCAATGGTGATGGCAAACATCCTGGTCTCATTAGACTTGTTATTAAACTAATTGCTACAGAATTGGTACCTAAAGAGAGCGAGCATTGCCAAAACTCCAAATGTGCTTCAGCGCTTATACAATTGAAGCATTATTTGTTATTGATATCACAACGTGCTAGTGGACAAATTCCTACTGCCGCACACTGGATTAGAGATCAAGTGTTGAAGAATGCTGACTATAAGCAGGACTCGAAAGTTTCTGATAAGATCAACTTTGATATTGTTAATGCTGTTGATAAGCTCACCAATTTAGAGAACAGAGACTTAGTATTGGACTTTTTCGGGGAAGTTGTTGGGGAGTACTTACTTAGTAGGAACCAAGTAGGAACCAAGTAGCAAAAAGTTAGAAGAATATAGATACTTtgttactttttctttgaggTATTGTATTAATCGAAactgtcttttttttattaaactAGATAAGTCTAGTCAATCTCTGTATTCCTAATTGTAAGCAAAGTCACATGACTTTGTATCTTTTCATTTATCTCTCGCGAATCATGAATACAAAACTATGTCAAATAATCGGTTCCCCTCATGTTAGCGACATTGCCCTGCGACAATTCGTCTTTTCCCCTTCCCAAATGTTTTATTGTGTTTTAGTAATGAGAACATACCTTTTTTCGTCTGGCTTTCCGTGAGagcaaacaaatttttttttttttttgtttattttttttttttgcttcccGCGCTCCGTCTCTCACGCTTAGTTTTGACCAGGTCCATTTTTGACGCTTTCACACGACCGCATCTATTGAgccttgtttttctttttttctttttctttttttttttcttttttttttgtttggtatTTTTGTTCGATACTGGAATTGCTACAAGTCACGACATTGTCACGGTTTTAATGCTTgctctcttttccttttttattttttttaattttttttttttgttcttttggaGACAAAgttatttccatttcataTTACAAATAGTCGGAActcatttgttgttgtttatcaaatccttttcttttttttttggtatacatatatatcatCTGACTTGGTTAATTCCTATACGTTCGAGATTAGTTCAGAATTTACAGAATTTACCCTTGTGTTATTCTCAATTAGGTGAAGCAATTGCAGTTAAGGGcaaaaatatcaaaataTTAAAAGACTAATCAACTTTCCATTAGGTCCAGACATTCAAAtcgattttttttctcccccTTAATACACGACACCATTTCTATATCGTCCTTGTCTCACattatttcaaattttgaacCACATCCTACTTACTTACTTACTCCACTCggtttaaagaaaaagatcgtttcttttctatttctacaTAGCTTCAGGATAGGAGAAAGCAATATACTAAACAACACACTTGaacttattttttattcttctttcttttattttttttattaattttttgataCACGAAGGATTTCCTTTTGcttaacaaacaaaaaaaaaaaaaaaaaaaaaaagaagtataccataccaaaccaaaccaaaccaaaccaaaccaaaaaaaatgggtATTCTTGATAATTTCAAGGCCTTTGTCCACTCGATAACTACGCAGGATCATTACGCATCATATAATTCACCGTATAGAAATGCTTCTACTGGTGAAAGTCAATTGCCCAATGGGATCTCGGGTGGTTCGATGTTGCAATTGAACCCAGATATAAATTCCTCGACAACCTCGTTGAATGACACTTCGGCTGGATTTTATAGACCGGGTATGAAGTCGTCACAGACACAGATCCAAGATGTTCCTATGCAGAACTTTGACTCCAATGGGTTACCACCACTCCCCTCAATAGACTCATTATGGGACAGAATTGAGCATTGGATCGATGAAGAGTACCCCGAACTCGACGACAACTTAAATGATGGAGTCACTTCAGCCGACTTGAATGAATTCCTTCTGGACTTGAGGTGCGGCTCGCGAAGTTTGCCCGAGGACTTTAGACAATTTTACAAAAGACACGATGGCCAACTTAGAGGCGGGAAACCTACTGGGTTGATAATGGGCTTGGTGCTCTTGGACTTGGAGACCATTGTAGAGGAAAACATGATGTGGAACAAAGTCGTAGAGAGATTGGAGACTCAACAGCAAGCAGCTAAACTTCAACAGGCAAAAGCAAGCGTCGAAGCTAAGGAAGGTAGCAGTAGTCTgcaccaacaccagcagcagcagcaccagcagcagcagcagacAAGTACTTTCATGAACCACCAACGTTCAATACCTCCTAACTCAATACAACCTGAATATTTCAATAGAGGTTGGATCGTTTTGCTTAAAGATAATACAGGCAATCAAGTTGCTATGGACTTGAACCCTGGTCCGCTGGGTACATGGGGTCAAATAATTTTATTTGGACGTGATTTCGATACGAAATTAGTGATTGCCCAGAATTTACAAGACTTTATCTTTTCGTTTGTACTGGATTTAGAAGCTGGAAATTTCCTTATTGACTCTTCAGAATACCTGGAAGAATTGGGATACCTTTCGCCTGAAAGAGATGGGGATTACATGATTGgcgacgaagaagaaaatcaaGGTGAACTTAGTTTCTACGACAAGGATGGCAAGGAATTTGGTAAAGGTTCAATCAGAGGCAGACCAAATTACATTGAagtattgaaaaagagagcTTTGAAAAGATATGGATTAAACGAGAACTTTCAAACCATTTATCAACCGCAAAGGCCTCATAAGAAAACTACGCACCCCTCAGCGCACTCAGGTAGAAATAGCCCGATGATTCAATCAAGAAACGGTTCCACGCAGAACTTGAGAAGAAACATGTCAAACAACAACTCCACTGCAAGTTTATCATCCTCCTTGGCTATTAACAATAGTAACACCAATAGTAATACCAATAGTAGGAAAAAGACCCCCGTTCCAAGCCCATTAGTCAATTTGGACAAGAGCTCAAGCACCTTTTCAATCCCAAAGGAAACAATCATCGATGCCAAAAAGCAAACTTCAATGGCTGAAAATTCAGCAGCTAAAGAGACTAATTTGAGTGACGATTTGGAGGAGTTGACCGTCGacgatttgaaaaagaaggaggagacGAAAGTGGTGGAGAAAAAGCAGGAGGAGcaggatgaagaaaaagctgATCTAAAGCCAGTTGATAAAGATTCTGAAAAGAATACGACACTGCTGAACGGGGCAGTTTCCAGTGAATCAGTTGAGCAACTGGATAAGATAGTCGATAATAAGGGGCCCGAAAAGATTGCTATAAACTCTACTAGCGCTGAGGATGCGAAGGCAGACGAGGGTGCCATTGTCGcggaaaaaaaaccacAAACCACAATTTTGGACGATGAGCAAAATGATTCTacggaaaaagaagaagaaaaagaggatgaagaagaaaacattGCTAGTCAAACTGAATCCACAGGAACTGAAACAGAGAAGCCGATGTCTAAAtcgcaaaagaaaaagcaaaagaaaaatgcaaaaaagcATGCTGCTCAACTGTAAACTGTGAACTGTGAACTTTTAACTTTGTCATTtatatcaaaaaaataactcAGTATtagaatttgatttttattttctttttctttttttttactttttctttttttttgtttttgtttttgtttttgtttttgtttttgtttttgtttttgttttttttgtagaCTCTGCCGTACTGGGTTTGGCTAAATTCAATAGCAGTGGATATAAACATGTGCAATTGTAATTCAACTCCTgtttcttgtctttttaatttcctCGAGAGTTTATTTTGATATTTGCAGTGCACGCGTCTGAGAATAGTGTGTTCACTTTAGGTGTTTGaacctttctttttggtttaaGTCTAAGTTTGGGTTtagtttctttctttttcttttttttttttttttttttttttacttcttgATCTGAGGGGAAATAGGAGGTTGTTTGCCAATGTAGATAAACGCGCGTGTCTTCCCCAAACTACATTTACCTTTTTTATCGTAAACTATTGATATGCCTTAAACTCAGGTATATACAAGACCATGAACTCCTCAGGGTACTGGGACAGATCAAGTGTGGGACATTCAAATAGTCCCAATACCAGTTCAATCTTTATTTCGCATGATGCAGATGCAGGTGAAGAAGCTGAACGTGCACAAGATCAGAatttaccaccaccaccaacactaACCCtaacaccagcaccagcatcagcatcagcatcaacatcagcaCCAATACCGGCACGCGCTCACGCACCAGGATCGGCACCAGTAGCACTTCTGGCACTTCTGGCACTTCTGGGGCTTCTGATTCCGCTGTCAACTACGCCCTCTGCAGACGATGCAAGTTTGGCGCACGTAGGACCATACTTTGATATAACGCCTCATCCTAATCAACACGAGGTTCAAATGCAGCCACAATATACCCCAGAAGAGATACGATGTTCTCTTGGATCGGGTGTACTTACAGACGAACAAGCTAGTAGAATACACCATCATAACTTTATGCAACTGATTGAAGAGGATGAGGAGGAGCTCGATGATTATTACGTGAACGGGACTAGCAGACTTGGCGCGGGGCTTCTTGCAAGTAGAGTTATTGGCGATGGTGGCGATGGTGGCGATGGTGACGATAGCGgtgatttggaaaacaatgttgttgatgcagATGATCCTATTGATGCCAGTGATTTCAATGAAGttgatgatgctgatgaTAGATTCAATGGGAGTTTTAGTCGAATTGGTGGACTGGCAACAGGAATTACTACAATTGTTCCTGACACGCAACGATCGACTTGGGAAGGAATAATGACTACAGAGGATCGAAGGCAGCAACTGCGTCTGATGCAGCAAACACTGGAAACGTACCCGCTGCAGAACATCTTGACTATCGAAGAAGGAGATGAACATGTCAATGAATCGAATATAATCGATGGTATGAGTTCGGAAAGAGAGATTAGAGACAACGATACCGATCATGATATGCTAAGTCATGGCACTACATCAAGTGTTGGTCAAGAACAActagaacaacaacaacatcatcatcatcataatcAAGATCATTACCAGCAGCTGCATCATCGCCCACTGGAGCATGAAGTTGATGACGATAACGAGATCAATGCAGATGAATCGCATTCTCAGCCTAGTTTGGAGCAGGTGCAGCGAGTATATTACACAAAAGGTTTAGAAGAATTGGAGAGTTTACAGTTGGTGGATTTGTCAGCTTTGGCGACATGGAAATTGAGTTCATTTAAGCCAGGATTTGGTTTATCACAATTGCGCGATGATAGTCCTGAGACTTATTGGCAAAGTGATGGCAGTAATGGCGGAAACAATACGAACCCAAACAACTCTGCTTTTACCAACAATCATTTGAGTAATCCCCATTCTGTGACTATACAATTCATCAAAAGGGTGGCATTAGAAAGAATATCGATATTCACCAATTATTCATTAGATGAAAGTTACACACCAAGCAAGATAAAGATTATGGCTGGAAGTAGTGAAGGATGGGATTTAATTGATGTGTGCACTGTGAATTTTAATCAGCCGATAGGGTGGTCACATATTATTTTCAATGGTATTCGAAACGATGGCGTACTCAAATGCTTTATGGtgaaaattttcattttagcCAATCATCAAGAGGGCAAGGATAGTCATATAAGAGCAATTAGGTGTTTTGGACGCAAACATTCTGTGCCACCTGTAAAAGGGTTACCATCAATTGGTAATCCATACCATAACTATAACCATAatcataataatagtatACCACATCGTGTGAACCCCGAGCTTCTTCGTGATTTGAGTATAGCAAGTGGCTCGTCTCTTAATTCAGGTATTCTGGTTGGAAATAGGATCATTTCAAGCAGCAGTGATGTTCGCCACCAAACAGAGGTTGACGCCGAAGTTGACGCTGAGGCAGAATCGCTGGTGCTACTGCCACTGCTGCCACAAtttccaaaacaaacaCTTAATGAGGAAACAACGAGCGCCATGCGCAATGTAAATGCAGTTCTAGGTCTCAATTCAGGATTTAAAAGCATAGAGCTAAGCAGTGTGTCATCAATACGCTAGAATAACAATGAGCCTATTCATTGTAACGcatttatatacatatattcaTGCATCCATATCTATATATTCAGTTATTTCACGTCTATCTTTAATGAAAAGTCTATAATTCCTGTACCTTGGTGGATCGAGGAAGTAGAATAAATGTCAATATCATTGCAAAGGTAGCTGCTGAGGTTCTTTAATGTAAGTCCACCTGAGCATTCTAACAAAAATGCCTTGTTGCTGCCACGATAATGTTCTCTTAAGCTCTGAGCAACTTTAACCAATTCTTCACCTTTGAAGTTGTCAAGCATAATAACGTCTGCACCAGCATCTATGGCTTCTTTAGCATCTTTCTCAGTGCTGACTTCCACCTCAACTTTAACGGCAAAACCACAAACAGATCTGGCTTTTTCAACTGCATGAGTGATACTACCTGTAGATGCAATGTGATTATCCTTTAACATTACCATCGAGCTCAAGTCATACCTATGTGTATCGACTCCTCCAACGAGCATGGCATATTTCTCCAATAATCTCAAGCCAGGGGTGGTTTTACGTGTACCGGCAATTAAACCAGTGTATCCATTTTCATCTGCAAGTTTCTTTGTCAAGAAAGATTGAGTCGCTACGCCAGAAGCTCTAGCCAACAAGTTAAGAGCTGTTCTCTCGGCCAACAAGATGTTCTTGGCAGCTCCGGTGACAGtcgcaacaacaatcttCCCACCGCTCTGATTAAGTTCATCTTGAGTTACAAAagttttttcatcaaaatgCCACTTAACTTGTAAATCGCATTGCTTAAATACTTCTGCAGCAAACGGTACACCACAAATCAAGCCTTCTTGTTTCATATATAATGAAGCAGTTTCTGGTTTAGAGCCAACGACAAAGCctccaaaatcaaaagatgGCACATCCTCTGTCAAAAAATCTGTAATCTGTTGTTTCCATCTACCATCTCTTGGTAAAAGATTGACGTATTCAGAAGCCATCGTAACTGGTAACAATTTTATCTCgtggtatatatatatatatgtaaaatAACGTGGAGTGTTGATAAAATCCGGGGTGTGGTACGACAACTGTAAAGtgagaacaagaagaaagaaaaccgAGTAATCGCGAGGAAGATACAAAAGTGAAGCtcaaaaaaggtaaaaaggtaaaaagtaaaaaaaaaaaaattaaaaaaaaggacagGAAAACAGTACAGAAAGAAggggagaaaaaaacaaataggATGTACATAGGACTTTTTCAGATTGCAAAAGATATATACTAGAGCCATGTTACACATCTTTTACcaaaatatcaaaacaCCAGTGGCAAACAACTGGGATTACAAAGCTGTTATGACATGATAAGCgaaggaaaagggaaatCAACCCGAACTAGAAATGTGCAATCAGTGCTCAACATTTCACCAACCTGGACTAAAAAAGTGTGTTCCACTTGTCATATGACGTATAATCCACTGGTTTCTGTGGACGCTTCGGTTCACAAAAAGTACCATTCAGATTTTATGAGCGGTATTAATTGGACAGCGACACTTGGAAGCAAGTCTTTGGAGACGGTTACTCTTGTGCTGCTGAAAAAGAGTTCTAAACTAGGTCAGTTGAAAAGCTCTGTGACGCGTGAAACGAAACGCGTTGTGATACATACCATTGATaaacagaacaaaagaCAGGTTTCCAAGGTTGAAGAGATATTGAAAATGGTCAATACAGAGCTTAATGCAGCTGATGACTCTAAACAGTGGCGCCTGCTTGCGTTTGATTCAAGCAAGGCTTTTATTCTTGTGCTTGACAACAAGGCTATAGGAATATGCACAACAGATTCCATTAATCATGCGCAATGGTTGATActaaaaaatcaaaaaatcgTCCCTGACCGTAAATTGGATGGTTTTTGCATAGGAATCTCACGAATCTGGATTGCCCCAAAGTGGCGAAATCATGGCCTAGCAGGCTCGTTGTTGCAGTGTGTCATGAAGAATTCAGTATATGGAAAAATCTTGTCCAGGCATCAAATTGCATTCAGCCAACCAAGTTTTGGAGGCGGTCTACTCGCCAAGTCATTCAATGGCGTTATGCACAAAAGCGGGGAAGTGCTTATACCGGTATACactgaaaaatgaaagaaaaaaagaacaaaaaaaaagggaaggaaaggggggaaaaaacaacaaattctaaaaaacaacaactataatactaaaataaaatagaaaacaaagagaattAAAGTTTTAGTTAGTACACAGTCATTTATCTATTCGTCTCTAAACATCTTTTGGCCACCAGCCGCGTTAACTATGTTTTCAACGTATTCATAGACAGTAGCTGTCATACCTCCGCTAATCAAGACCTTCACAAATCTTGGTAGAGCTCCCTTAAACATGGCCAATGGCCCCTGGTTCACAAATATCTTGTATGCTGTAGACAAAGAATCTCTATAAATAGATTTCCCGTTTTTCAGCTGCAAGTGGGTTTTGATAACATCCAACGGCTGGGTAACTGTTATTACAGCTAGTGAAGAGAAAATGTGCAATGCTATCAGCTGAATTGCCGTGTGCTTCTGTCCAAACCATGCGTTTTCGGACAGCTGAGGATTGACGAGCTGGCGAACAGCATTATATGACGAAAACCATACCCATGATATGGCAATCTGTCTGGTGTAAGTAATGAATGTACCAGCCATAAACCCTCTAATGCCCTTGAGGCGATATATTTCCTTCACTGTACCAAACAATGTTAAAGATGGATGCTGGTTGTAGTAAGCTTTTAACGATTCAATTTGGTTCAACAATTTCGATTTGGGAGGAGCAAATCTCGTCTTgtttttgactttttgaTCAATTATTTCTGCCGTGTAATATGCGTTCGGTGAGCAATATTGTTTGGCAAATATTGGCTTACTCTGTTTGGGGTTGCTATGGTGCTGACCATGGCCATGGCCAACCTTATGGCCAGTAATGTCATAGCCAatatcttttgttcttaaaagttcatttttcaaagatTGATTTTGGATCATGgtaatttttatattctcAAATGGTACAAGCCACGCGGTTTCTATAGTGGCACTCATGATACCAGCAATAACAATTCTAGGTGCAGTGGTCTTATTAGTTTGTCCATGATGCGAATCAATGGCCATAAATTTTGTTGCCCAATTGTAAGATATCAATCTGGTTCCATTCTTCATAATACTCCCTAAAACCAAAGCACTTCCACCTTTATAAAGCTGACCTAACGTACTAGGATAGTTTCCAGGAATCTTG includes these proteins:
- the BNA6 gene encoding nicotinate-nucleotide diphosphorylase (carboxylating) codes for the protein MASEYVNLLPRDGRWKQQITDFLTEDVPSFDFGGFVVGSKPETASLYMKQEGLICGVPFAAEVFKQCDLQVKWHFDEKTFVTQDELNQSGGKIVVATVTGAAKNILLAERTALNLLARASGVATQSFLTKKLADENGYTGLIAGTRKTTPGLRLLEKYAMLVGGVDTHRYDLSSMVMLKDNHIASTGSITHAVEKARSVCGFAVKVEVEVSTEKDAKEAIDAGADVIMLDNFKGEELVKVAQSLREHYRGSNKAFLLECSGGLTLKNLSSYLCNDIDIYSTSSIHQGTGIIDFSLKIDVK
- a CDS encoding uncharacterized protein (BUSCO:EOG09265DVA), producing the protein MNSSGYWDRSSVGHSNSPNTSSIFISHDADAGEEAERAQDQNLPPPPTLTLTPAPASASASTSAPIPARAHAPGSAPVALSALSALSGLSIPSSTTPSADDASLAHVGPYFDITPHPNQHEVQMQPQYTPEEIRCSLGSGVLTDEQASRIHHHNFMQSIEEDEEELDDYYVNGTSRLGAGLLASRVIGDGGDGGDGDDSGDLENNVVDADDPIDASDFNEVDDADDRFNGSFSRIGGSATGITTIVPDTQRSTWEGIMTTEDRRQQSRSMQQTSETYPSQNILTIEEGDEHVNESNIIDGMSSEREIRDNDTDHDMLSHGTTSSVGQEQLEQQQHHHHHNQDHYQQSHHRPSEHEVDDDNEINADESHSQPSLEQVQRVYYTKGLEELESLQLVDLSALATWKLSSFKPGFGLSQLRDDSPETYWQSDGSNGGNNTNPNNSAFTNNHLSNPHSVTIQFIKRVALERISIFTNYSLDESYTPSKIKIMAGSSEGWDLIDVCTVNFNQPIGWSHIIFNGIRNDGVLKCFMVKIFILANHQEGKDSHIRAIRCFGRKHSVPPVKGLPSIGNPYHNYNHNHNNSIPHRVNPELLRDLSIASGSSLNSGISVGNRIISSSSDVRHQTEVDAEVDAEAESSVLSPSSPQFPKQTLNEETTSAMRNVNAVLGLNSGFKSIELSSVSSIR
- the SMI1_1 gene encoding Cell wall assembly regulator, translating into MGILDNFKAFVHSITTQDHYASYNSPYRNASTGESQLPNGISGGSMLQLNPDINSSTTSLNDTSAGFYRPGMKSSQTQIQDVPMQNFDSNGLPPLPSIDSLWDRIEHWIDEEYPELDDNLNDGVTSADLNEFLSDLRCGSRSLPEDFRQFYKRHDGQLRGGKPTGLIMGLVLLDLETIVEENMMWNKVVERLETQQQAAKLQQAKASVEAKEGSSSSHQHQQQQHQQQQQTSTFMNHQRSIPPNSIQPEYFNRGWIVLLKDNTGNQVAMDLNPGPSGTWGQIILFGRDFDTKLVIAQNLQDFIFSFVSDLEAGNFLIDSSEYSEELGYLSPERDGDYMIGDEEENQGELSFYDKDGKEFGKGSIRGRPNYIEVLKKRALKRYGLNENFQTIYQPQRPHKKTTHPSAHSGRNSPMIQSRNGSTQNLRRNMSNNNSTASLSSSLAINNSNTNSNTNSRKKTPVPSPLVNLDKSSSTFSIPKETIIDAKKQTSMAENSAAKETNLSDDLEELTVDDLKKKEETKVVEKKQEEQDEEKADLKPVDKDSEKNTTSSNGAVSSESVEQSDKIVDNKGPEKIAINSTSAEDAKADEGAIVAEKKPQTTILDDEQNDSTEKEEEKEDEEENIASQTESTGTETEKPMSKSQKKKQKKNAKKHAAQS